A single region of the Drosophila takahashii strain IR98-3 E-12201 chromosome 2R, DtakHiC1v2, whole genome shotgun sequence genome encodes:
- the LOC108069347 gene encoding protein qui-1 isoform X1, with the protein MAAPIDESVLNALRGVTSAHTRLPKPLLIKIYVASLKQEFNQERRMLLELVGPELQSLYDDRQIELEFVDMHFGTGDLEINQLERDPYMIDDYLHEIDTCHAHTKSVFFMVLVGDGIGRQLLPTKMDEDIFSAILADHQTTADHEASLVKWYEKDESQAKRQLKQDYRLMAVDAWLAESQPMQRFLEGVLQSLVQGASAAGRSADFVERVQQLRRTQIEREVSQAMALTSEKILAVFRERAAQSSKRDVEAGERLRKIKDELTMNLSTDNHTTLVVPGSAASEAIDPDNEDHESYLSKFKNKVTDKLRLLIEAHITNDPDVIKGRKKTVQEIFHEHATHLRILREHTDSAALVESRVPQQLRQNLMANFRNGSRHAPYFLCGADGSGKSAILSHLYGQVGTWFGSTRVHRVIRFAKATPRSAYNLELLRVICQQISIIFNIPEGYLPKDASFDPLYINTWFQNLLRRIEDMGNDVLFLFIDDLHLLNPLDCDIVTALSWLPTSLPWNVQIICSSTTPVEQLKFTPMQRDRFKSTEYQFDLNLGDYATRLKIPPQCIPGDVSFALYVEQQFDQLERHYGRQAVGDLASYITCSEYGLSETELLELLMPTDDPESLIETRSGHFSFATFKKIHREMDILLLLHDKIMSGKVLIQWRHNYCSAVAKRRYLDVQRTRSLHCELANLFFPQDEDESTLENESNRSDTKSVISMKERDREKDSLSAVSAVSAVSAGRKSSSTHHNDDTSTFYNPIAADVSYSMRHVEESWHHLMRSDDTTRFKQIAVCNFDFLLAAVQTVSISYLRCLIEHVRCYILDRDIELIYYTIRKSSDVLTRDPMQLGSQLISWLRPISEHDDDDNSLLSMTVRSATAWCDGYAVPLLVPLTGWLPAPLPSQIRTMTVSGTGCIRAVWLAPSKQHLILATSSGDVQQWHIMSNSLEHIFKGHTAAVTCLVVAPQSESELLLTGSEDASVLVWHVALRERRAHINNAHTAPITGVAAGVNNTLIISSSEDATIAITDLASGKLRHRITHHRGPVSGILVAGACDVLISGSLDRTICVWNLENFGLLNTMQMTSPVLRIDISWNSVFLLALCEDNALYVRTLATGKELHSLKGHKSKIRTISIGKDSQRCVVGCDDTRALIYDMHAGKLVRSLPPNPGPVTAVHAMDNDDFLVTVGGNKITFYSFRNEELYVNPYSRHPRRKRSLKRHAQAQRSPSTTLPPITCFDLSRDSQQMAIASGRNVHLMRINTPEFQCTLEGHSAGVSCLKFAPNGEFLATGSEDRLVLIWNLALGEIRHSFKGHTAPVVKVVVLMDSLRVISTDRDSLLLVWMAHSGNLLQTIQGPYKYLAVTNNMRFAASTNGDNTLKIWSLTQEDEKYSVSHSDEITCFEISADSAHIISGSRDMSLKVWQATGGKLSQVLVGHSDAVTCVAVSVTNKTQVLSGSKDMNLILWDLLTGEEVHTLAGHLGAVIGVKVSADGSTAVSGSDDKTLIVWETKRGLALTSLQMHVPFTHFDISLEVSRVLVQLVDSYNLPVICLHNTPAQYVKLPTYSGPSKDVEDLRPQGPKRQMKRLLKKEVSLDTYTWQKKYGHLTSSVMMAQVDERLKRRFSVSASMEEISKIAETKTGASQANLGPEQAALAQSQHFDQLEALWNKRSPPRRRHNAGLSRQTSLVEDRLESSDDDEYQDERAGMLSASYDNIHLLARLPGLRSLHDAWKTNSLRVRSPRSRSARTKFYVSTPPPQNSQDSSSHDLQQSPGHCSSYGGRMVVAPDLVRDLLASPIPAAAAESPQRISLKQLLHWPSLKSRIWRRQRNCHSLQPNIRLNPPERILRPTPIIVVENYDVRRVQQLRTDLILHPQTSRASVGHIEVAGSEQLLAKKSNYWQRRWQLLRHKANRSESSHPLRDSGNSHSNNSNADRTANCNDCVAQ; encoded by the exons ATGGCCGCGCCCATCGACGAGAGCGTGCTGAATGCACTGAGGGGCGTGACCTCCGCCCACACCCGCCTCCCCAAGCCGCTGCTCATCAAGATCTACGTGGCCAGCCTGAAGCAGGAGTTCAACCAGGAGCGCCGCATGCTCCTCGAGCTGGTGGGTCCCGAGCTGCAGTCCCTCTACGACGACCGACAAATCGAG CTCGAATTCGTGGACATGCACTTTGGCACCGGCGACCTGGAGATCAACCAGTTGGAGCGGGATCCCTATATGATCGATGACTATCTGCACGAGATCGacacctgccacgcccacacgaAGAGTGTCTTCTTTATGGTGCTCGTGGGCGATGGCATCGGTCGTCAGCTTCTGCCCACGAAAATGGACGAGGACATCTTCTCCGCCATTCTGGCCGATCATCAGACCACAGCAGACCATGAGGCATCATTGGTTAAGTGGTACGAAAAAGATGAATCTCAGGCGAAGCGACAGCTCAAGCAGGATTATCG GCTGATGGCCGTGGATGCCTGGCTGGCTGAGTCACAGCCAATGCAGAGATTCCTGGAAGGAGTCCTGCAATCTCTGGTCCAGGGAGCCAGTGCCGCAGGACGATCCGCGGATTTTGTAGAGCGGGTTCAGCAACTTCGACGCACGCAGATCGAAAGGGAGGTTTCGCAGGCCATGG ctCTTACTAGCGAGAAAATCCTGGCAGTTTTCCGAGAACGAGCCGCCCAGAGCAGCAAGCGGGATGTGGAGGCCGGGGAGCGGCTGCGGAAAATCAAGGACGAACTCACCATGAACCTCTCCACGGATAATCACACGACTCTGGT AGTACCTGGCAGTGCTGCCAGCGAGGCCATCGACCCGGACAACGAGGACCACGAGTCCTACTTGAGCAAGTTCAAGAACAAAGTCACCGACAAGCTGCGCCTGCTAATCGAGGCGCACATAACCAATGATCCCGACGTAATCAAGGGGAGGAAAAAGACTGTGCAG GAAATCTTTCACGAGCACGCGACTCACCTGCGAATCCTGCGGGAGCACACGGACAGCGCTGCCCTGGTGGAATCGCGGGTGCCCCAGCAGCTCCGCCAGAATTTGATGGCCAACTTCCGGAACGGCAGTCGGCATGCGCCGTACTTTCTTTGCGGTGCGGATGGCAGCGGCAAGAGCGCCATCCTGAGCCACCTGTACGGCCAGGTGGGCACTTGGTTTGGCTCCACCCGCGTTCACCGGGTGATCCGCTTTGCCAAGGCCACGCCCCGCTCCGCCTACAATCTGGAGCTGCTGCGAGTGATCTGCCAGCAGATCTCCATCATATTCAACATCCCGGAGGGCTATCTGCCCAAGGACGCCTCCTTCGATCCGCTGTACATCAACACGTGGTTCCAGAACCTGCTGCGCAGGATCGAGGATATGGGCAACGATGTGCTGTTCCTGTTCATCGACGATCTGCATCTGCTGAATCCGCTGGATTGCGATATTGTGACGGCGCTCTCGTGGCTGCCCACCTCGTTGCCCTGGAACGTGCAGATCATCTGCAGCTCCACCACGCCGGTGGAGCAGCTCAAGTTCACCCCCATGCAGCGGGATCGCTTCAAGTCCACCGAATATCAGTTCGATCTGAATCTGGGTGACTACGCCACCCGACTCAAGATTCCGCCGCAATGCATTCCGGGCGATGTGAGCTTCGCTTTGTATGTGGAGCAGCAGTTCGACCAGCTGGAACGGCACTACGGACGGCAGGCGGTGGGCGATCTGGCCTCCTACATCACCTGCTCCGAGTACGGACTGAGTGAGACGGAGCTGCTGGAGCTGCTCATGCCCACCGACGATCCCGAGTCGCTCATCGAGACCAGGAGCGGTCACTTCAGCTTTGCCACCTTCAAGAAGATCCACCGCGAGATGG ATATATTACTGCTCCTCCACGACAAGATTATGTCCGGCAAAGTGCTGATCCAGTGGCGTCACAACTACTGCTCCGCGGTGGCCAAGCGGCGCTATTTGGACGTCCAAAGGACGCGCAGCCTGCACTGCGAGCTGGCCAACTTGTTCTTTCCGCAGGACGAGGACGAGAGCACGCTGGAGAACGAGTCGAATCGCAGCGATACCAAGTCGGTGATCAGCATGAAGGAGAGGGACCGCGAGAAAGACTCATTGTCGGCGGTGTCTGCGGTATCAGCCGTTTCCGCAGGCCGGAAGTCATCGTCCACCCATCACAACGACGACACATCCACCTTCTACAATCCCATCGCCGCGGATGTGAGCTACAGCATGCGGCACGTGGAGGAGAGCTGGCACCACCTGATGCGATCCGATGACACCACCCGCTTCAAACAGATCGCTGTCTGCAATTTCGACTTCCTGCTGGCGGCG GTGCAAACCGTGTCCATCAGCTACCTGCGCTGCCTGATCGAGCACGTGCGCTGCTACATCCTGGACCGGGACATCGAGCTGATCTACTACACGATCCGGAAATCGAGCGACGTCCTCACTCGCGATCCAATGCAGCTGGGATCCCAGCTGATATCCTGGCTGCGTCCGATCAGCGagcacgacgacgacgacaactCGCTGCTGAGCATGACGGTCCGCTCGGCGACCGCCTGGTGCGACGGCTATGCCGTACCGCTTCTCGTCCCCCTCACCGGCTGGCTGCCCGCCCCGCTGCCCTCGCAGATTCGAACGATGACGGTGTCCGGGACGGGCTGCATCCGTGCCGTTTGGCTGGCTCCTTCTAAGCAGCATCTCATTCTGGCCACCAGCTCCGGCGACGTGCAGCAGTGGCACATCATGAGCAACTCGCTGGAGCACATCTTTAAGG GTCACACTGCGGCAGTCACGTGCCTCGTGGTGGCTCCCCAGTCGGAATCGGAGCTACTGCTGACCGGCTCCGAGGATGCCAGTGTTCTCGTGTGGCACGTAGCGCTCCGCGAGCGACGGGCGCACATTAA CAACGCCCACACGGCTCCCATTACGGGCGTGGCAGCTGGCGTCAATAACACGCTCATCATAAGCAGCAGCGAGGATGCAACCATCGCCATCACGGACCTGGCCAGCGGCAAACTG AGACATCGTATCACCCATCACCGCGGGCCGGTCAGTGGGATCCTGGTGGCCGGAGCCTGCGATGTCCTGATCTCGGGCAGTCTCGACAGGACCATTTGCGTGTGGAACCTGGAGAACTTCGGCCTGCTGAACACCATGCAGATGACTAGTCCCGTGCTTCGCATCGATATTTCCTGGAATTCG GTCTTTCTGTTGGCTTTGTGTGAGGATAATGCGCTTTACGTTCGCACTTTGGCCACGGGCAAGGAGCTGCACAGTCTGAAGGGACACAAGTCAAAG ATCCGCACCATCTCCATTGGCAAGGACAGCCAGCGTTGTGTGGTTGGTTGCGATGATACGCGGGCTCTGATCTACGACATGCATGCCGGGAAGCTGGTGAGATCCCTGCCTCCGAATCCTGGGCCCGTGACCGCCGTGCACGCCATGGATAACGATGACTTCCTGGTCACCGTGGGCGGCAACAAGATCACCTTCTACTCGTTCCGCAACGAGGAGCTCTACGTGAATCCCTACTCGCGACATCCGCGTCGCAAGCGCAGCCTGAAGCGTCATGCGCAGGCGCAGCGATCGCCGTCGACCACCTTGCCGCCGATCACCTGCTTCGATTTGTCCCGCGACTCCCAGCAAATGGCCATCGCCTCCGGCCGGAATGTCCACCTGATGCGGATCAATACACCCGAGTTCCAGTGCACCTTGGAGGGCCATTCGGCTGGGGTCTCTTGCCTGAAGTTTGCCCCGAATGGTGAGTTCCTGGCCACCGGCTCCGAGGATCGTCTGGTGCTCATCTGGAACCTGGCGCTGGGCGAGATTAGGCACTCCTTCAAGGGCCACACAGCACCGGTGGTCAAGGTGGTGGTCCTGATGGATTCGCTCCGGGTTATCTCGACGGATCGCGACTCACTGCTCCTCGTTTGGATGGCCCACTCGGGCAATCTGCTGCAGACCATCCAGGGTCCCTACAAATATCTGGCCGTGACCAACAACATGCGCTTCGCCGCCTCCACCAACGGGGATAATACCCTGAAGATCTGGTCCCTTACGCAGGAAGACGAGAAGTACTCCGTTTCGCACTCGGACGAGATCACCTGCTTCGAGATCAGTGCGGATAGTGCCCACATCATCAGCGGATCGCGGGACATGTCCCTCAAGGTGTGGCAGGCGACGGGCGGCAAGCTCAGCCAGGTGCTGGTGGGGCACAGCGATGCGGTCACCTGCGTGGCCGTTTCGGTGACCAACAAAACGCAGGTCCTGTCCGGCTCCAAGGACATGAATCTCATCCTCTGGGACCTGCTCACCGGCGAGGAGGTTCACACGCTGGCCGGGCATCTGGGTGCAGTGATTGGCGTTAAGGTCTCGGCAGATG GATCCACTGCAGTTTCTGGAAGCGATGACAAGACCCTGATCGTTTGGGAGACCAAGCGCGGCTTAGCCCTGACCTCGCTCCAAATGCACGTGCCCTTCACCCACTTCGACATCAGTCTGGAGGTCTCAAGAGTCCTAGTTCAACTGGTGGATAGCTACAATCTCCCGGTGATCTGTCTGCACAACACCCCGGCGCAGTATGTCAAGCTGCCCACGTATTCGGGTCCCAGCAAGGATGTAGAGG ATCTTCGACCCCAGGGTCCCAAGCGACAGATGAAGCGGCTGCTGAAGAAGGAGGTCTCGCTGGACACGTACACCTGGCAGAAGAAGTACGGCCACCTGACCTCCTCGGTGATGATGGCCCAGGTGGATGAGCGCCTGAAGCGGCGCTTCAGCGTTTCGGCCAGCATGGAGGAGATCTCGAAGATCGCCGAGACCAAGACGGGGGCCTCGCAGGCCAATCTGGGCCCCGAGCAGGCGGCTCTGGCCCAATCGCAGCACTTCGATCAACTGGAGGCGCTGTGGAACAAGCGATCGCCGCCGAGAAGGCGTCACAATGCG GGTCTCTCGAGGCAAACCTCGCTGGTGGAGGACCGGCTCGAATCGTCGGATGATGACGAGTACCAGGACGAGCGCGCAGGTATGTTGTCCGCCTCCTACGATAACATCCACCTCCTTGCACGTTTGCCCGGCCTGCGATCCCTGCACGATGCATGGAAGACCAACAGTCTGCGGGTGCGGTCACCTCGATCCCGTTCCGCCCGCACCAAGTTCTATGTGAGCACACCCCCACCACAGAACTCGCAGGACAGCAGCAGCCACGACCTGCAGCAATCACCCGGACATTGTAGTAGTTATGGTGGCCGAATGGTGGTGGCTCCTGACCTGGTCAGGGATCTCCTTGCAAGTCCAATCCCTGCTGCCGCCGCAGAGTCACCTCAGAGGATCTCCCTAAAGCAGTTGCTCCACTGGCCCAGCCTTAAGTCTCGAATCTGGCGAAGACAGCGGAACTGCCATTCCCTGCAGCCGAATATCCGGTTGAATCCGCCCGAGCGCATCCTCCGACCCACGCCCATCATTGTGGTGGAAAACTACGATGTCCGGCGAGTGCAGCAACTGCGCACGGATTTGATTCTCCATCCGCAGACCAGTCGGGCCTCTGTGGGCCACATCGAGGTGGCCGGCAGCGAGCAGCTTCTGGCCAAAAAGTCCAACTACTGGCAGCGCCGCTGGCAACTTCTGCGCCACAAGGCCAACCGATCAGAATCTAGTCATCCACTTCGGGATTCCGGCAATTCCCATTCGAATAACAGCAACGCCGATCGCACGGCCAACTGCAATGACTGTGTGGCCCAATGA
- the LOC108069347 gene encoding protein qui-1 isoform X2, with translation MAAPIDESVLNALRGVTSAHTRLPKPLLIKIYVASLKQEFNQERRMLLELVGPELQSLYDDRQIELEFVDMHFGTGDLEINQLERDPYMIDDYLHEIDTCHAHTKSVFFMVLVGDGIGRQLLPTKMDEDIFSAILADHQTTADHEASLVKWYEKDESQAKRQLKQDYRLMAVDAWLAESQPMQRFLEGVLQSLVQGASAAGRSADFVERVQQLRRTQIEREVSQAMALTSEKILAVFRERAAQSSKRDVEAGERLRKIKDELTMNLSTDNHTTLVVPGSAASEAIDPDNEDHESYLSKFKNKVTDKLRLLIEAHITNDPDVIKGRKKTVQEIFHEHATHLRILREHTDSAALVESRVPQQLRQNLMANFRNGSRHAPYFLCGADGSGKSAILSHLYGQVGTWFGSTRVHRVIRFAKATPRSAYNLELLRVICQQISIIFNIPEGYLPKDASFDPLYINTWFQNLLRRIEDMGNDVLFLFIDDLHLLNPLDCDIVTALSWLPTSLPWNVQIICSSTTPVEQLKFTPMQRDRFKSTEYQFDLNLGDYATRLKIPPQCIPGDVSFALYVEQQFDQLERHYGRQAVGDLASYITCSEYGLSETELLELLMPTDDPESLIETRSGHFSFATFKKIHREMDILLLLHDKIMSGKVLIQWRHNYCSAVAKRRYLDVQRTRSLHCELANLFFPQDEDESTLENESNRSDTKSVISMKERDREKDSLSAVSAVSAVSAGRKSSSTHHNDDTSTFYNPIAADVSYSMRHVEESWHHLMRSDDTTRFKQIAVCNFDFLLAAVQTVSISYLRCLIEHVRCYILDRDIELIYYTIRKSSDVLTRDPMQLGSQLISWLRPISEHDDDDNSLLSMTVRSATAWCDGYAVPLLVPLTGWLPAPLPSQIRTMTVSGTGCIRAVWLAPSKQHLILATSSGDVQQWHIMSNSLEHIFKGHTAAVTCLVVAPQSESELLLTGSEDASVLVWHVALRERRAHINNAHTAPITGVAAGVNNTLIISSSEDATIAITDLASGKLRHRITHHRGPVSGILVAGACDVLISGSLDRTICVWNLENFGLLNTMQMTSPVLRIDISWNSVFLLALCEDNALYVRTLATGKELHSLKGHKSKIRTISIGKDSQRCVVGCDDTRALIYDMHAGKLVRSLPPNPGPVTAVHAMDNDDFLVTVGGNKITFYSFRNEELYVNPYSRHPRRKRSLKRHAQAQRSPSTTLPPITCFDLSRDSQQMAIASGRNVHLMRINTPEFQCTLEGHSAGVSCLKFAPNGEFLATGSEDRLVLIWNLALGEIRHSFKGHTAPVVKVVVLMDSLRVISTDRDSLLLVWMAHSGNLLQTIQGPYKYLAVTNNMRFAASTNGDNTLKIWSLTQEDEKYSVSHSDEITCFEISADSAHIISGSRDMSLKVWQATGGKLSQVLVGHSDAVTCVAVSVTNKTQVLSGSKDMNLILWDLLTGEEVHTLAGHLGAVIGVKVSADGSTAVSGSDDKTLIVWETKRGLALTSLQMHVPFTHFDISLEVSRVLVQLVDSYNLPVICLHNTPAQYVKLPTYSGPSKDVEDLRPQGPKRQMKRLLKKEVSLDTYTWQKKYGHLTSSVMMAQVDERLKRRFSVSASMEEISKIAETKTGASQANLGPEQAALAQSQHFDQLEALWNKRSPPRRRHNAGLSRQTSLVEDRLESSDDDEYQDERADHFASGGGGYHKG, from the exons ATGGCCGCGCCCATCGACGAGAGCGTGCTGAATGCACTGAGGGGCGTGACCTCCGCCCACACCCGCCTCCCCAAGCCGCTGCTCATCAAGATCTACGTGGCCAGCCTGAAGCAGGAGTTCAACCAGGAGCGCCGCATGCTCCTCGAGCTGGTGGGTCCCGAGCTGCAGTCCCTCTACGACGACCGACAAATCGAG CTCGAATTCGTGGACATGCACTTTGGCACCGGCGACCTGGAGATCAACCAGTTGGAGCGGGATCCCTATATGATCGATGACTATCTGCACGAGATCGacacctgccacgcccacacgaAGAGTGTCTTCTTTATGGTGCTCGTGGGCGATGGCATCGGTCGTCAGCTTCTGCCCACGAAAATGGACGAGGACATCTTCTCCGCCATTCTGGCCGATCATCAGACCACAGCAGACCATGAGGCATCATTGGTTAAGTGGTACGAAAAAGATGAATCTCAGGCGAAGCGACAGCTCAAGCAGGATTATCG GCTGATGGCCGTGGATGCCTGGCTGGCTGAGTCACAGCCAATGCAGAGATTCCTGGAAGGAGTCCTGCAATCTCTGGTCCAGGGAGCCAGTGCCGCAGGACGATCCGCGGATTTTGTAGAGCGGGTTCAGCAACTTCGACGCACGCAGATCGAAAGGGAGGTTTCGCAGGCCATGG ctCTTACTAGCGAGAAAATCCTGGCAGTTTTCCGAGAACGAGCCGCCCAGAGCAGCAAGCGGGATGTGGAGGCCGGGGAGCGGCTGCGGAAAATCAAGGACGAACTCACCATGAACCTCTCCACGGATAATCACACGACTCTGGT AGTACCTGGCAGTGCTGCCAGCGAGGCCATCGACCCGGACAACGAGGACCACGAGTCCTACTTGAGCAAGTTCAAGAACAAAGTCACCGACAAGCTGCGCCTGCTAATCGAGGCGCACATAACCAATGATCCCGACGTAATCAAGGGGAGGAAAAAGACTGTGCAG GAAATCTTTCACGAGCACGCGACTCACCTGCGAATCCTGCGGGAGCACACGGACAGCGCTGCCCTGGTGGAATCGCGGGTGCCCCAGCAGCTCCGCCAGAATTTGATGGCCAACTTCCGGAACGGCAGTCGGCATGCGCCGTACTTTCTTTGCGGTGCGGATGGCAGCGGCAAGAGCGCCATCCTGAGCCACCTGTACGGCCAGGTGGGCACTTGGTTTGGCTCCACCCGCGTTCACCGGGTGATCCGCTTTGCCAAGGCCACGCCCCGCTCCGCCTACAATCTGGAGCTGCTGCGAGTGATCTGCCAGCAGATCTCCATCATATTCAACATCCCGGAGGGCTATCTGCCCAAGGACGCCTCCTTCGATCCGCTGTACATCAACACGTGGTTCCAGAACCTGCTGCGCAGGATCGAGGATATGGGCAACGATGTGCTGTTCCTGTTCATCGACGATCTGCATCTGCTGAATCCGCTGGATTGCGATATTGTGACGGCGCTCTCGTGGCTGCCCACCTCGTTGCCCTGGAACGTGCAGATCATCTGCAGCTCCACCACGCCGGTGGAGCAGCTCAAGTTCACCCCCATGCAGCGGGATCGCTTCAAGTCCACCGAATATCAGTTCGATCTGAATCTGGGTGACTACGCCACCCGACTCAAGATTCCGCCGCAATGCATTCCGGGCGATGTGAGCTTCGCTTTGTATGTGGAGCAGCAGTTCGACCAGCTGGAACGGCACTACGGACGGCAGGCGGTGGGCGATCTGGCCTCCTACATCACCTGCTCCGAGTACGGACTGAGTGAGACGGAGCTGCTGGAGCTGCTCATGCCCACCGACGATCCCGAGTCGCTCATCGAGACCAGGAGCGGTCACTTCAGCTTTGCCACCTTCAAGAAGATCCACCGCGAGATGG ATATATTACTGCTCCTCCACGACAAGATTATGTCCGGCAAAGTGCTGATCCAGTGGCGTCACAACTACTGCTCCGCGGTGGCCAAGCGGCGCTATTTGGACGTCCAAAGGACGCGCAGCCTGCACTGCGAGCTGGCCAACTTGTTCTTTCCGCAGGACGAGGACGAGAGCACGCTGGAGAACGAGTCGAATCGCAGCGATACCAAGTCGGTGATCAGCATGAAGGAGAGGGACCGCGAGAAAGACTCATTGTCGGCGGTGTCTGCGGTATCAGCCGTTTCCGCAGGCCGGAAGTCATCGTCCACCCATCACAACGACGACACATCCACCTTCTACAATCCCATCGCCGCGGATGTGAGCTACAGCATGCGGCACGTGGAGGAGAGCTGGCACCACCTGATGCGATCCGATGACACCACCCGCTTCAAACAGATCGCTGTCTGCAATTTCGACTTCCTGCTGGCGGCG GTGCAAACCGTGTCCATCAGCTACCTGCGCTGCCTGATCGAGCACGTGCGCTGCTACATCCTGGACCGGGACATCGAGCTGATCTACTACACGATCCGGAAATCGAGCGACGTCCTCACTCGCGATCCAATGCAGCTGGGATCCCAGCTGATATCCTGGCTGCGTCCGATCAGCGagcacgacgacgacgacaactCGCTGCTGAGCATGACGGTCCGCTCGGCGACCGCCTGGTGCGACGGCTATGCCGTACCGCTTCTCGTCCCCCTCACCGGCTGGCTGCCCGCCCCGCTGCCCTCGCAGATTCGAACGATGACGGTGTCCGGGACGGGCTGCATCCGTGCCGTTTGGCTGGCTCCTTCTAAGCAGCATCTCATTCTGGCCACCAGCTCCGGCGACGTGCAGCAGTGGCACATCATGAGCAACTCGCTGGAGCACATCTTTAAGG GTCACACTGCGGCAGTCACGTGCCTCGTGGTGGCTCCCCAGTCGGAATCGGAGCTACTGCTGACCGGCTCCGAGGATGCCAGTGTTCTCGTGTGGCACGTAGCGCTCCGCGAGCGACGGGCGCACATTAA CAACGCCCACACGGCTCCCATTACGGGCGTGGCAGCTGGCGTCAATAACACGCTCATCATAAGCAGCAGCGAGGATGCAACCATCGCCATCACGGACCTGGCCAGCGGCAAACTG AGACATCGTATCACCCATCACCGCGGGCCGGTCAGTGGGATCCTGGTGGCCGGAGCCTGCGATGTCCTGATCTCGGGCAGTCTCGACAGGACCATTTGCGTGTGGAACCTGGAGAACTTCGGCCTGCTGAACACCATGCAGATGACTAGTCCCGTGCTTCGCATCGATATTTCCTGGAATTCG GTCTTTCTGTTGGCTTTGTGTGAGGATAATGCGCTTTACGTTCGCACTTTGGCCACGGGCAAGGAGCTGCACAGTCTGAAGGGACACAAGTCAAAG ATCCGCACCATCTCCATTGGCAAGGACAGCCAGCGTTGTGTGGTTGGTTGCGATGATACGCGGGCTCTGATCTACGACATGCATGCCGGGAAGCTGGTGAGATCCCTGCCTCCGAATCCTGGGCCCGTGACCGCCGTGCACGCCATGGATAACGATGACTTCCTGGTCACCGTGGGCGGCAACAAGATCACCTTCTACTCGTTCCGCAACGAGGAGCTCTACGTGAATCCCTACTCGCGACATCCGCGTCGCAAGCGCAGCCTGAAGCGTCATGCGCAGGCGCAGCGATCGCCGTCGACCACCTTGCCGCCGATCACCTGCTTCGATTTGTCCCGCGACTCCCAGCAAATGGCCATCGCCTCCGGCCGGAATGTCCACCTGATGCGGATCAATACACCCGAGTTCCAGTGCACCTTGGAGGGCCATTCGGCTGGGGTCTCTTGCCTGAAGTTTGCCCCGAATGGTGAGTTCCTGGCCACCGGCTCCGAGGATCGTCTGGTGCTCATCTGGAACCTGGCGCTGGGCGAGATTAGGCACTCCTTCAAGGGCCACACAGCACCGGTGGTCAAGGTGGTGGTCCTGATGGATTCGCTCCGGGTTATCTCGACGGATCGCGACTCACTGCTCCTCGTTTGGATGGCCCACTCGGGCAATCTGCTGCAGACCATCCAGGGTCCCTACAAATATCTGGCCGTGACCAACAACATGCGCTTCGCCGCCTCCACCAACGGGGATAATACCCTGAAGATCTGGTCCCTTACGCAGGAAGACGAGAAGTACTCCGTTTCGCACTCGGACGAGATCACCTGCTTCGAGATCAGTGCGGATAGTGCCCACATCATCAGCGGATCGCGGGACATGTCCCTCAAGGTGTGGCAGGCGACGGGCGGCAAGCTCAGCCAGGTGCTGGTGGGGCACAGCGATGCGGTCACCTGCGTGGCCGTTTCGGTGACCAACAAAACGCAGGTCCTGTCCGGCTCCAAGGACATGAATCTCATCCTCTGGGACCTGCTCACCGGCGAGGAGGTTCACACGCTGGCCGGGCATCTGGGTGCAGTGATTGGCGTTAAGGTCTCGGCAGATG GATCCACTGCAGTTTCTGGAAGCGATGACAAGACCCTGATCGTTTGGGAGACCAAGCGCGGCTTAGCCCTGACCTCGCTCCAAATGCACGTGCCCTTCACCCACTTCGACATCAGTCTGGAGGTCTCAAGAGTCCTAGTTCAACTGGTGGATAGCTACAATCTCCCGGTGATCTGTCTGCACAACACCCCGGCGCAGTATGTCAAGCTGCCCACGTATTCGGGTCCCAGCAAGGATGTAGAGG ATCTTCGACCCCAGGGTCCCAAGCGACAGATGAAGCGGCTGCTGAAGAAGGAGGTCTCGCTGGACACGTACACCTGGCAGAAGAAGTACGGCCACCTGACCTCCTCGGTGATGATGGCCCAGGTGGATGAGCGCCTGAAGCGGCGCTTCAGCGTTTCGGCCAGCATGGAGGAGATCTCGAAGATCGCCGAGACCAAGACGGGGGCCTCGCAGGCCAATCTGGGCCCCGAGCAGGCGGCTCTGGCCCAATCGCAGCACTTCGATCAACTGGAGGCGCTGTGGAACAAGCGATCGCCGCCGAGAAGGCGTCACAATGCG GGTCTCTCGAGGCAAACCTCGCTGGTGGAGGACCGGCTCGAATCGTCGGATGATGACGAGTACCAGGACGAGCGCGCAG